Proteins encoded together in one Kryptolebias marmoratus isolate JLee-2015 unplaced genomic scaffold, ASM164957v2 Scaffold81, whole genome shotgun sequence window:
- the LOC108229729 gene encoding transmembrane protein 198-B yields the protein MTTTLETMMLPPDQELSPGRLDACEDAGGRYKVVPSVVCSMCCLFGIIYCFFGYRCFKAVMFLTGLMFGSVVIFVLCYKERVLDTQLSAEASVGVGLGIGTLCGLVTMLVRSVGLFMVGLLLGLLVGVATLVGMAELSEDPSRSVWVPLGVLLGLGMLFAVLTLQWQRLFTTLSTAVFGAAVITVALDYFVELFALVLYIYERIKVEPGKPVCWMTWVVLGVWPSLTLLGVIVQWKVTAEGYSHTKVIISRQQRRMQVMRIRQRDDRYRNKKKKKQQHGSAHHNQAKQLHAEPAYRRKPNPIRRYDTDVLSPSYIQSFRERQVQEQPFAGRLVGGSHAVVEMGYDCGYTTPLTGAAGPPLRA from the exons ATGACGACCACCCTGGAGACGATGATGCTGCCTCCGGACCAGGAGCTGAGCCCCGGGCGGCTGGACGCCTGCGAGGACGCCGGCGGGCGCTACAAGGTGGTCCCATCGGTGGTCTGCTCCATGTGCTGCCTCTTCGGAATCATCTACTGCTTCTTCG GTTACCGCTGCTTCAAGGCGGTCATGTTCCTGACGGGCCTGATGTTCGGCTCCGTCGTCATCTTCGTGCTCTGCTACAAGGAGCGCGTCCTGGACACCCAGCTGAGCGCCGAGGCCTCGGTGGGCGTCGGCCTGGGCATCGGGACGCTCTGCGGCCTGGTCACCATGCTGGTCCGCAGCGTGGGCCTCTTCATGGTGGGCCTGCTGCTGGGCCTGCTGGTGGGCGTGGCCACCCTGGTGGGCATGGCGGAGCTGTCCGAGGACCCGTCGCGCTCCGTCTGGGTGCCCCTGGGCGTGCTGCTGGGCCTGGGCATGCTGTTCGCCGTGCTGACCCTGCAGTGGCAGCGCCTCTTCACCACGCTGTCCACGGCGGTGTTCGGCGCCGCCGTCATCACCGTGGCCTTGGACTACTTTGTGGAACTCTTTGCCCTGGTGCTGTACATTTACGAGCGGATCAAGGTGGAACCGGGGAAGCCCGTGTGCTGGATGACCTGGGTGGTGCTGGGAGTGTGGCCCTCCCTCACCCTGCTGGGGGTCATCGTTCAGTGGAAGGTGACGGCTGAGGGATACTCCCACACCAAAG TCATCATCAGCCGCCAGCAGAGGAGGATGCAGGTGATGCGCATCCGGCAGCGGGACGACCGCTATcgcaacaagaagaagaaaaagcagcagcatgGCTCCGCCCACCACAACCAGGCCAAGCAGCTCCACGCCGAGCCTGCCTACCGTCGCAAGCCCAACCCCATCCGCCGCTACGACACGGACGTCCTGTCGCCG AGCTACATCCAGAGTTTCCGGGAGCGGCAGGTCCAGGAGCAGCCCTTTGCGGGCCGCCTGGTGGGAGGCTCCCACGCCGTGGTGGAGATGGGGTACGACTGCGGCTACACCACGCCCCTCACCGGAGCAGCCGGACCTCCTCTCAGGGCCTGA